The DNA region CCCCTTCTCCGTCCACACCCCGGCGGAGAGCCCGTAGGGGGTGTTGTTGGCCTTCTCGATCGCCTCGGACGGCGTGCGGAAGGTCAGCACCGAGAGCACCGGGCCGAAGATCTCCTCGCGGGCGATCCGGTGGGCCTGGGTGACGCCGGTGAAGAGCGTGGGCGGGAACCAGAACCCCGAGGCGGGCAGCTCGCAGTCGGGCGACCAGCGGTCGGCGCCCTCGGCGTCACCGATCCCGGAGAGCTCGGTGATCCGGGCGAGCTGCTCGGCGGAGTTGATCGCGCCGACGTCGGTGTTCTTGTCCAGGGGGTCGCCGACCCGGAGCGTGGACATCCGCCGCTTGAGGCGGTGCAGCACCTCCTCGGCGACCGACTCCTGCACCAGCAGGCGCGAGCCGGCGCAGCAGACGTGGCCCTGGTTGAAGAAGATGCCGCCGACGATGCCCTCGACCGCCTGGTCCAGGGCAGCGTCCTCGAAGACGATGTTGGCCGCTTTGCCGCCGAGCTCGAGGGTGACCTTCTTGTCCGACCCGGCGACGGCGCGGGCGATCGCCTTGCCCACATCCGTGGAGCCGGTGAACGCCACCTTGTCGACGTCGGGGTGGGAGACCAGCGCCTGACCGGTGGCGCCGGCGCCGGTGACGATGTTGACCACGCCGGGCGGCAGGTCGGCCTGCTGGCAGATCTCGGCGAACAGCAGCGCGGTGAGCGGGGTGGTCTCGGCTGGCTTCAGCACCACGGTGTTGCCGCACGCCAGGGCCGGCGCGACCTTCCAGGCCAGCATCAGCAGCGGGAAGTTCCACGGGATCACCTGGCCGGCGACGCCCAGCGGCTGCGGGTCCGGCCCGAGCCCCGCGTGGTCGAGCTTGTCGGCCCAGCCGGCGTGGTAGAAGAAGTGCGCGGCCACGGTCGGCACGTCGACGTCGCGGCTCTCCTTGATCGGCTTCCCGTTGTCGATCGACTCCAGCACGGCCAGCTCACGGGAGCGCTCCTGGAGGATCCGGGCGATCCGGAAGAGGTACTTCGCGCGCTCGCGCCCGGGCATCCGGGACCAGGAGCGGAAGGCACGCCTGGCCGCCTTCACGGCGGCGTCGACGTCCGCCTCGTCGGCCTCCGCGATCTCGGCGAGGGTCTCCTCGGTCGCGGGGTTGATCGTCTTGAACGCGGCGCCGTTGCCGTCGGTGAACTCACCGTCGACGAAGAGCCCGTAGGAGGGCTTGATGTCGACGATGCTGCGCGACTCCGGGGCCGGGGCGTACTCGAAAGCCATGTCGTGTGCGCTCCTCAGTCGAGGGTGAAGTAGTCGGGACCGCTGTAGCGGCCGGTGGTCAGCTTGGTGCGCTGCATCAGCAGGTCGTTGAGCAGCGTCGAGGCGCCGAACCGGAACCAGTCCGGCGTCAGCCAGTCCTCGCCGGCGATCTCGTTGACCATCACCAGGTACTTGATCGCGTCCTTGGCGGTCCGGATCCCGCCGGCCGGCTTCACCCCGATCTGGACACCGGTCGCCTCGCGGAAGTCGCGCACCGCCTCCAGCATCACCAGGGTGACCGGCAGCGTCGCGGCGGGCTGCACCTTGCCGGTGGAGGTCTTGATGAAGTCGGCGCCGGCCAGCATCGCCAGCCAGGAGACCCGTCGCACGTTGTCGTAGGTCTGCAGCTCGCCGGTCTCGAAGATCACCTTCAGGTGGGCGTGACTGCCGTCGGGGCGGCTGCAGGCCGCCTTGACCGCGACGATCTCGTCGAAGACCTGCTGGTAGCGACCGGCCAGGAAGGCGCCGCGGTCGATCACCATGTCGATCTCGTCGGCGCCGGCCTCCACCGCGTCCCGGGTGTCGGCCAGCTTGATGTCCATCGCCGCCCGGCCGCTGGGGAAGGCGGTGGCCACCGCCGCGACGTTCACCGCGTCACCGACGACGCTCTTCACCTCGGACACCATGTCGCCGTAGACGCAGACCGCGGCGACGCTCGGGCAGGACGGGTCCGCCGGGTCGGGGCGCAGCGCCTTCGCGGCGAGTGCCCGCACCTTGCCCGGGGTGTCCTGCCCCTCCAGCGTGGTGAGGTCGACCATCCGGATGGCGAGGTCGAGCGCCCACTCCTTCGCGGTGGTCTTGATCGAGCGGGTGCCGAGACCGGCTGCGCGGGCCTCGGCGCCCACCTGGTCCACGCCGGGCAGGCCGTGCAGGAACCGGCGCAGGGCGCTCTCGTCCCGGGTGACCTCGGAGAACGATGCGAGTCCGGGGGCCGGCTCGTTCGGTGCGGTGGTCGGCATCGTCCCAGCATAGGGTCGCGCGGTGCGCGGAGCGAAGGCGTCGCGCAGGGTGCCCGGCGGGCCGTACGGCGGGTGCTCGGCGCCGCGGCGGGTCAGCCCGGCAGCCCCGCCGCGTGCGCGATGTCGGCCCGCAGCGCGGCGAGCCGATCGGCCGCCTCGGCGCGGGCGGCCGGCAGCTCCTCGCGGGTGCGGTCCTGCGTCGGTACGACGGCCTCGAGGTAGCACTTGATCTTCGGCTCGGTGCCGCTCGGCCGGACGATCACCCGACTGCCGTCGTCCGTGCGGTAGCGCAGCCCGTCGGTCGGCGGAAGGTCGGCGCTGCCCTCGCTCAGTTCGTCGGCCTGGACGACCGGGGAGCCGCCGAGCCGGGTCGGCGGGTGTGCGCGCAGCCGCTCCATCGCCGCTCCGATCGTGGCCAGGTCCTCGACCCGCACCGAGAGCTGGTCGGTGGCGTGCAGCCCGTGCGCGAGCGCGACGTCGTCGAGCAGGTCGAGCAGGGTGCGGCCCTCCGCCTTCGCCGCCGCGGCGATCTCGGCCAGCAGCAGCGCGGCGGAGACGCCGTCCTTGTCCGCGACGTGGGCAGGGTCCACGCAGTAGCCCAGGGCCTCCTCGTAGCCGAAGACCAGGTCCGGCAGCCGGCCGATCCACTTGAAGCCGGTCAGGGTCTCCGCCGCACGCTGCCCGTGGGCGGCCGCCTGCTTGGCCAGCAGCGACGAGGAGACGATCGAGGTGGCGTAGGTGCCGCAGCGTCCGGCGCGCAGCAGGTGGTCGGCGAGCAGCGCGCCGACCTCGTCGCCGCGCAGCATCCGCCACCCGTCCTGCCCGGCGACCGCGGCCGCGCACCGGTCGGCGTCGGGGTCGTTGGCGAGCACCAGGTCCGCACCGGTCCGGGCCGCCAGGTCCAGGGCCAGGTCCATCGCCCCCGGCTCCTCGGGGTTGGGGAAGGCCACCGTCGGGAAGTCGGGGTCCGGCTCCTCCTGGGCGTCCACCACCTGCGCGGCGGGGAAGCCGGCGGTCTCCAGCACCTGCAGCAGCGGCCCGGCGCCGACGCCGTGCAGCGGCGTGTAGACGATCCGCAGGTCGCGCGGGCCGTCGCCGGCCAGGCCAGCAACGGTGTCCAGATAGCTGTCCACCACCTCCTCGTCGAGCACCCGGCCGCCGGTCTCGGCCGGGTCCCGGCGGGGCACCGTCGCCAGGTGGCCGACCGCCCGGATCCGGGCGGCGATCTCGCTGTCCGCGGGCGGCACGATCTGCGATCCGTCGCCGAGGTAGACCTTGTAGCCGTTGTCCTGCGGCGGGTTGTGGCTCGCCGTCACCATCACCCCGGCCACCGCGCCGCGCTCGCGGATGGCGTAGGCCAGCACCGGTGTCGGCAACGGGCGGGGGAGGAGCAGCGGGCGCAGGCCCGCTCCGGCCATCACCTCGGCGGTGTCACGGGCGAAGACCTCGGAGTTGTGGCGGGCGTCGTACCCGATGACGACGGGGCTGCCGGGCGCCGCGCCGCCATCGACCAGGTACGACGCGAGGCCGGCCGCCGCGCGGATCACCACCACCCGGTTCATCCGGTTGGGACCGGCGCCGAGGGTGCCGCGCAGCCCGGCGGTGCCGAACTCCAGCGTGCCGTGGAACCGGTCGGCCAGGTCGGCGGCGGCGTCTCGCTCGCCCGCTTCGACCGCGGCGACGGCGGCCTCCAGCTCGTCACGGGTGGCCGGGTCGGGGTCCTCCCCGATCCAGCTCCGGGCACGGGTCAGCAGCACGTCGACGTCGGGTGTCGTCATGCTCGAACGCTAGCGCTCAGCCGTCGATGCTGCTCATGTCGCCGTACCGAGCCCCGGCGACGGCCGCGCGCGGGACGGCCTCCTCCAGCGCGGCGAGGGCCTCGTCGTCGAGCTCGACGGCGAGCGCGCCGAGGTTCTCCTCCAGGTAGCGGACCCGCCGCGTCCCCGGGATCGGTACGACGTCGGGGCCCGCCGCCAGCACCCAGGCCAGCGCCAGCTGGGCCGGGCTGCACCCGTGCTGCTCGGCGACCGCGCCGATCCGGTCGACCAGGGTCAGGTTCCGGGCCAGGTTCTCCCCGCTGCTGCGCGGGAAGTAGCCGCTGCTGCGGCTGTCGCCGTCGGCGAAGCCCGTCCGGCCCACGGCGCCGGTGAGCAGGCCGCGCCCGAGCGGGGAGTAGGGGACCAGGCCGATGCCGAGCTCGCGCAGCACCGGCAGGATCTCGTCCTCGAGGTCCCGGGTGAAGAGGGAGTACTCGGTCTGCAGCGCGGTGATCGGGTGGACCGCGTGCGCCCGGCGGACGGTCTCGGCAGAGGCCTCGGACAGGCCGAGGTGGCGGACCTTGCCGGCGTCGACGAGCTCCTTCATCGCACCGACCGTCTCCTCGATCGGCACGTCCGGGTCGACCCGGTGCTGGTAGTAGAGGTCGATGTGCTCGACGCCGAGCCGCTGCAGGGAGTCGTCGCAGGCACGCCGCACGTAGGCGGGGGTGCCGTTGATCCCGACGCGGGTGCCGTCGGGGCGCCGTTCGTTGCCGAACTTGGTGGCCAGCTGGACACGGTCGCGCCGGTCGGCGATCGCGGCGCCGACCAGTCGCTCGTTGGTGAACGGCCCGTACATGTCGGCGGTGTCGAGGAAGGTCACGCCGAGGTCGACGGCGCGGTGCAGCGTCGCGATGCTGCTCGCCTCGTCGGAGGGCCCGTAGAACTCCGACATCCCCATGCAGCCGAGACCG from Nocardioides sambongensis includes:
- a CDS encoding aldehyde dehydrogenase family protein, with the protein product MAFEYAPAPESRSIVDIKPSYGLFVDGEFTDGNGAAFKTINPATEETLAEIAEADEADVDAAVKAARRAFRSWSRMPGRERAKYLFRIARILQERSRELAVLESIDNGKPIKESRDVDVPTVAAHFFYHAGWADKLDHAGLGPDPQPLGVAGQVIPWNFPLLMLAWKVAPALACGNTVVLKPAETTPLTALLFAEICQQADLPPGVVNIVTGAGATGQALVSHPDVDKVAFTGSTDVGKAIARAVAGSDKKVTLELGGKAANIVFEDAALDQAVEGIVGGIFFNQGHVCCAGSRLLVQESVAEEVLHRLKRRMSTLRVGDPLDKNTDVGAINSAEQLARITELSGIGDAEGADRWSPDCELPASGFWFPPTLFTGVTQAHRIAREEIFGPVLSVLTFRTPSEAIEKANNTPYGLSAGVWTEKGSRILHMADRLRAGVVWANTFNKFDPTSPFGGYQESGYGREGGRQGLAAYLKGGQA
- the deoC gene encoding deoxyribose-phosphate aldolase, with amino-acid sequence MPTTAPNEPAPGLASFSEVTRDESALRRFLHGLPGVDQVGAEARAAGLGTRSIKTTAKEWALDLAIRMVDLTTLEGQDTPGKVRALAAKALRPDPADPSCPSVAAVCVYGDMVSEVKSVVGDAVNVAAVATAFPSGRAAMDIKLADTRDAVEAGADEIDMVIDRGAFLAGRYQQVFDEIVAVKAACSRPDGSHAHLKVIFETGELQTYDNVRRVSWLAMLAGADFIKTSTGKVQPAATLPVTLVMLEAVRDFREATGVQIGVKPAGGIRTAKDAIKYLVMVNEIAGEDWLTPDWFRFGASTLLNDLLMQRTKLTTGRYSGPDYFTLD
- a CDS encoding phospho-sugar mutase, producing MTTPDVDVLLTRARSWIGEDPDPATRDELEAAVAAVEAGERDAAADLADRFHGTLEFGTAGLRGTLGAGPNRMNRVVVIRAAAGLASYLVDGGAAPGSPVVIGYDARHNSEVFARDTAEVMAGAGLRPLLLPRPLPTPVLAYAIRERGAVAGVMVTASHNPPQDNGYKVYLGDGSQIVPPADSEIAARIRAVGHLATVPRRDPAETGGRVLDEEVVDSYLDTVAGLAGDGPRDLRIVYTPLHGVGAGPLLQVLETAGFPAAQVVDAQEEPDPDFPTVAFPNPEEPGAMDLALDLAARTGADLVLANDPDADRCAAAVAGQDGWRMLRGDEVGALLADHLLRAGRCGTYATSIVSSSLLAKQAAAHGQRAAETLTGFKWIGRLPDLVFGYEEALGYCVDPAHVADKDGVSAALLLAEIAAAAKAEGRTLLDLLDDVALAHGLHATDQLSVRVEDLATIGAAMERLRAHPPTRLGGSPVVQADELSEGSADLPPTDGLRYRTDDGSRVIVRPSGTEPKIKCYLEAVVPTQDRTREELPAARAEAADRLAALRADIAHAAGLPG
- a CDS encoding aldo/keto reductase, whose amino-acid sequence is MTTSIRPLPAEVPTRTLGTHAPLTVSTLGLGCMGMSEFYGPSDEASSIATLHRAVDLGVTFLDTADMYGPFTNERLVGAAIADRRDRVQLATKFGNERRPDGTRVGINGTPAYVRRACDDSLQRLGVEHIDLYYQHRVDPDVPIEETVGAMKELVDAGKVRHLGLSEASAETVRRAHAVHPITALQTEYSLFTRDLEDEILPVLRELGIGLVPYSPLGRGLLTGAVGRTGFADGDSRSSGYFPRSSGENLARNLTLVDRIGAVAEQHGCSPAQLALAWVLAAGPDVVPIPGTRRVRYLEENLGALAVELDDEALAALEEAVPRAAVAGARYGDMSSIDG